ACGTTTAATCTTCAAAAATTCGGCAATTTGCTCTGAAGCTAACATGGCAGAAACCGTTTGATTTGCACCGCCAATTTTTAAACCGCCTTTTTCTTCTAAAGTTTTATAAAAAGAAGTCGTAATTTCGGCTTTACTATATTCTTTAATTAAATGCTCTGGAATGCTGGCAACTTCAAAACAGATTGGAACATCATCAGCATAACGAATTCGCTCCATTCGTAAAATACCTTCTTCTGGGGCCAATTTTAATTTCTCCATTTCTGAAGAACTTGGCGCCGTCATAAAATAAGAAACTACTTTACTAGAAGGCTTTCTGCCTTGAGATAGCATAATTTCAGTAAAACTAGTCGTGCCAGTCATTTTTTCTTGGACTTTTTGTCGTGCCACATAAGTTCCAGATCCGATTTTTCTTTCCAAAATCCCTTCATCTGCCAAAGTTTGGATTGCTTGGCGCAAGGTCATCCGACTAACACTAAATTGAGTAGCCAACTCCCGTTCTGATGGCAAGCGG
The DNA window shown above is from Enterococcus montenegrensis and carries:
- a CDS encoding GntR family transcriptional regulator gives rise to the protein MSDSLPIYIQIHDQIKTKIEKGVWQIGDRLPSERELATQFSVSRMTLRQAIQTLADEGILERKIGSGTYVARQKVQEKMTGTTSFTEIMLSQGRKPSSKVVSYFMTAPSSSEMEKLKLAPEEGILRMERIRYADDVPICFEVASIPEHLIKEYSKAEITTSFYKTLEEKGGLKIGGANQTVSAMLASEQIAEFLKIKRGDAILRMRQVSYLDDGAPFEYVRTQYVGNRFEFYLEK